In one Brienomyrus brachyistius isolate T26 chromosome 12, BBRACH_0.4, whole genome shotgun sequence genomic region, the following are encoded:
- the LOC125705325 gene encoding FERM and PDZ domain-containing protein 1-like isoform X1, giving the protein MEEKERSRSPSRRASRVEQVVGRWLRRSRDSSSRERAAGEGKFGTPVGAVAPPVKLTVKLSRDPRLDSHGFEISDQCPLLVTEVTAGGPADGRLVQGDQVLTINNIVTDDLSAEQAAEIIRESWDCVTLTVLRHSAGPKSSFMTAEKRARLRSNPVKVHFAEEVVVNGHTQGNSLLFLPNVLKVYLENGQTKAFKFEAKTTVKEIVLTLKEKLSIHSIEHFGLVLEEQYSINKQLLLHQEEYIQQVVHKKEVHDYRCLFRVCFVPRDPLELLQEDPVAFEYLYLQSVNDVLQERFAVEMKCNTALHLAALHIHERLDSCGQTHRTSLKSITKEWGIENFISPTLLRNMSEKDLKKAIGYHLKKIRALLDPKQKVISATQARLSYLAQLGELQSYGGKCFTATILFQDRESMVNLLVGARYGISQVINQRLNIIVVLTEFTSVTRVDLLPESERVSLVKIYLQDVKQITLLMESGAAKDFSCLVTGYCKLYLDPALTVFSWSSPAKMYRIPTEAGYPQDGGDLDDFSIVDSSGNVLVDFHFSIDDTRVTPLREEEDGMKGNKSKEEEEAEANGNKVAKEAAGDRGDAVEEEPSHLCHSRSQSLENLDDDDLLTCSAGDPSSMDASHPYLLDTSILEMELDGDGFIHGLENTEQKNEAFRCFRDFSSMADSLPSPPEATDEEDERQRMNLGQFGEGGLTKGGDDVERPTSSALTLDVGDLPEHPEPAQARLQVMPQDLRPAPVLQPSPSFVDSSSEDEFFDANDKFVPSAAGQETSVMRKDRAGMTRTLNLHNLSCTEQEGEENERDQMSTPPASSSVGKKLRKRHFFAENYTSQVSFPVTERENQMVDEDQLGRFDNDPSNRSLENEPFHHPEPPIHSGSHLPGSPGNSTSEQLIQNNQLSFDLSEMNPDTLEYKLFNGSPVVLAEYSQVDPEAKNSSKCLEHFSGSVEETVFNKSVVLNSSEASNKGLPSPEKQSCLSCTLGGQDGNVRLSPLQLTHSPQFIPTNTSVFSSPSSEKTQGAEDNEAGLEAESESVTADQWTNDSSCLVMVTSRRISLSLESILLVETEASDIIEASSLTTNETTNTNSQRRSLGLVGRLSNSALRKKIRKLPCCLSRSQETLNTLGSCTDKTTSERHMDESQVATEVTEVTEASTADVEEPSELTEEVIEMPTEELEDGPKLLKVVTENRSDTDTFCHRLCSNVERSESKMLQLCKHPDVGMCNIGSAILSREDESEDVGDHATEVLEEPKELYGDSKPCESKQPQPLPHPYTKGMVEFTHPPVLLVSRTPQEHCGCQSYSNCFSRQTGRRNLDEEGMLDEFSCQTQGIEGTCLTVPSTYPPSSIPPFSRVVLPRSSSSELSPLLSPLDPADCSPPDSLQEVLNQLRGRHYRVPGGFSLLQQDLLELLTILETEPQGRGQHHWETCVAHLSENKHLLHAEARKLMSNCQRVIRVGQGPEEMLRTLSESFHTLVQLASMCLCFSSCCQCEGSLAEVLGSLREIAKAYREFSQEAELACGRKSCQDVSIKVLARQCTAITASVFCLTQLYCTLAAL; this is encoded by the exons atggaggagaaggagaggagCCGCTCGCCCTCGCGGCGGGCCAGCCGCGTGGAGCAGGTGGTCGGCCGCTGGCTGCGACGTTCCCGCGACTCCAGCAGCAG AGAGAGGGCAGCTGGAGAGGGCAAATTTGGGACTCCAGTTGGTGCTGTGGCCCCCCCCGTCAAACTGACCGTGAAGCTTTCAAGGGACCCACGACTGGACTCCCATGGATTCGAGATCTCAGACCAGTGTCCCCTGCTGGTCACAGAGGTTACTGCAG GCGGCCCAGCGGATGGGAGGCTCGTCCAAGGAGACCAGGTGCTAACGATTAACAACATCGTGACGGACGACCTGTCCGCCGAGCAGGCTGCCGAAATCATCAG GGAATCATGGGATTGTGTGACGCTGACGGTCCTCCGACACTCAGCT GGGCCCAAGTCCTCCTTCATGACGGCGGAGAAGAGAGCACGCTTGAGGAGCAACCCTGTAAAGGTTCACTTTGCAGAGGAGGTGGTGGTCAACGGGCACACTCAG GGAAACTCGTTGCTGTTCCTTCCCAACGTCCTGAAGGTCTACCTGGAGAACGGCCAGACAAAGGCCTTCAAGTTCGAAGCCAAAACCACAGTGAAG GAAATTGTGCTGACTCTGAAGGAGAAGCTGTCCATACACTCGATTGAGCACTTTGGGCTGGTGTTGGAGGAACAGTACAGCATCAACAAGCAGCTGTTGTTACACCAAGAGGAGTACATCCAGCAG GTGGTGCACAAGAAAGAGGTCCATGACTACAGGTGTTTGTTCCGCGTCTGCTTCGTGCCCAGAGATCCCCTGGAATTGCTGCAGGAAGATCCTGTGGCCTTTGAGTACCTCTACCTGCAG AGTGTCAACGACGTGCTGCAGGAGCGCTTCGCCGTGGAGATGAAGTGTAACACGGCACTGCACCTCGCCGCACTGCACATCCACGAGCGCCTGGACAGCTGTGGCCAGACTCACCGCACCTCCCTGAAGAGCATCAC GAAGGAGTGGGGAATTGAGAACTTTATCTCACCAACCCTACTGAGGAACATGAGTGAGAAAGATCTGAAGAAAGCGATTGGCTACCACCTGAAGAAGATTCGGGCCCTGCTGGATCCCAAACAGAAG GTGATATCAGCAACCCAGGCTCGCCTGAGCTACCTGGCACAGCTGGGCGAGCTGCAGTCATACGGAGGAAAGTGCTTCACCGCCACCATACTG TTCCAGGACAGAGAGTCCATGGTTAACCTCCTGGTGGGAGCCAGATACGGCATCAGCCAGGTGATCAACCAAAGGCTTAACATCATCGTCGTTCTGACCGAATTCACCAGCGTCACTCGCGTAGACCTCCTCCCCGAGTCTGAGAGGGTTAGCCTAGTCAAGATTTACCTGCAGGACGTCAAG CAAATAACCCTCTTGATGGAGTCCGGTGCTGCCAAGGACTTCTCCTGCCTAGTAACTGGCTATTGCAAGTTGTATCTGGACCCAGCCCTGACCGTTTTCTCCTGGAGCAGCCCTGCCAAGATGTATCGGATCCCAACCGAGGCAG GCTACCCCCAAGATGGCGGTGACCTAGATGACTTCTCCATAGTGGACAGCTCGGGCAATGTGCTGGTGGACTTTCACTTCTCCATTGATGACACGAGGGTGACGCCAttgagggaggaggaggatggaATGAAGGGTAACAAAAGCAAAGAGGAGGAAGAAGCGGAAGCAAATGGGAACAAGGTGGCAAAGGAAGCAGCAGGTGACCGGGGAGACGCGGTAGAGGAAGAGCCCTCACACTTGTGCCATAGCAGGAGCCAGTCTTTGGAAAACCTGGATGACGATGACCTTCTCACCTGCTCTGCCGGTGATCCTTCAAGCATGGATGCCAGTCATCCCTATCTTCTGGACACATCTATATTGGAGATGGAACTCGATGGAGATGGCTTCATCCATGGTCTTGAGAATACAGAACAGAAAAATGAGGCCTTCCGGTGTTTCAGGGACTTCTCCAGCATGGCGGACTCTCTCCCCAGCCCCCCAGAGGCCACTGATGAAGAGGACGAGCGCCAGCGCATGAATTTAGGCCAATTCGGTGAAGGTGGACTTACCAAGGGGGGTGATGATGTAGAGCGGCCCACCTCTTCTGCTCTCACTTTGGATGTAGGTGATCTCCCTGAACATCCTGAGCCAGCCCAGGCTAGGCTGCAGGTCATGCCCCAAGACCTTCGGCCAGCTCCTGTTCTCCAGCCTTCGCCCAGTTTTGTAGACAGCAGCTCAGAGGACGAGTTCTTTGATGCCAATGATAAATTCGTACCTTCAGCAGCTGGTCAGGAGACCTCAG TGATGCGCAAGGACAGAGCAGGCATGACCCGCACACTGAACCTGCATAACCTCAGCTGCACAGAGCAGGAGggggaggagaatgagagggaccAAATGTCCACACCACCAGCATCCTCAAGTGTTGGGAAAAAGTTGCGCAAACGTCACTTCTTCGCAGAGAACTACACATCCCAAGTGTCCTTCCCTGTGACAGAAAGAGAGAATCAGATGGTGGATGAGGACCAGTTGGGCAGGTTTGACAACGATCCCTCAAACCGTTCCTTAGAAAATGAGCCTTTCCATCACCCTGAGCCACCAATCCATTCAGGCTCTCATCTGCCAGGTTCCCCTGGCAACTCGACAAGTGAACAGCTCATTCAGAACAATCAGCTTTCATTTGACCTCTCGGAGATGAACCCAGACACTTTGGAGTACAAACTCTTTAATGGCTCTCCTGTGGTTTTGGCGGAGTATAGCCAAGTAGACCCAGAGGCCAAGAACAGCAGCAAATGTTTAGAACATTTTTCTGGTTCTGTTGAAGAAACAGTCTTCAACAAGAGTGTGGTCCTCAACAGCTCAGAAGCCAGTAATAAAGGGCTGCCTTCCCCAGAAAAGCAGTCATGCCTGAGTTGTACACTTGGGGGACAAGATGGTAACGTGAGGCTGTCTCCCCTACAGCTTACACATAGTCCACAATTCATACCtactaatacctcagtcttcaGCTCGCCTAGTTCAGAAAAGACACAAGGGGCTGAGGACAATGAGGCAGGTTTAGAAGCCGAGTCTGAAAGTGTCACTGCAGACCAGTGGACAAATGACAGCAGCTGTCTTGTCATGGTCACCAGTAGGCGTATTTCCCTTAGTTTGGAAAGCATTTTGCTGGTAGAAACTGAGGCTTCAGATATTATTGAAGCGAGTAGCCTCACAACCAATGAAACAACAAACACGAATTCACAAAGACGCTCCTTAGGCTTAGTGGGCCGACTGTCAAACTCTGCTCTGCGAAAAAAGATCCGAAAGCTGCCTTGCTGTCTCTCTAGGTCCCAGGAAACTCTCAACACTTTGGGCAGCTGCACTGACAAAACCACTTCAGAAAGACACATGGATGAAAGCCAGGTTGCTactgaggtcactgaggtgacCGAAGCATCTACTGCAGACGTGGAAGAGCCCAGCGAACTGACAGAGGAAGTCATAGAGATGCCCACCGAAGAATTGGAAGATGGCCCAAAGCTACTGAAGGTGGTCACGGAGAACAGGTCTGACACTGACACATTCTGTCATCGCTTATGTTCCAATGTTGAAAGATCAGAATCTAAAATGCTACAACTCTGTAAGCACCCAGATGTGGGCATGTGCAACATTGGTTCTGCTATTCTGTCAAGAGAGGACGAGTCAGAGGATGTGGGGGATCACGCGACTGAGGTGCTTGAAGAACCCAAGGAACTATATGGAGATTCAAAACCATGTGAGTCCAAGCAGCCTCAGCCCCTGCCCCATCCTTACACGAAGGGGATGGTTGAATTTACGCATCCCCCTGTTCTGCTGGTGTCCCGAACTCCCCAGGAGCACTGCGGGTGCCAAAGTTATTCTAATTGCttcagcaggcagacaggcagaagaAATTTAGACGAGGAAGGGATGCTGGATGAGTTTTCCTGTCAGACACAAGGAATAGAGGGCACGTGCCTAACAGTACCCTCCACGTATCCTCCTTCCTCCATCCCCCCGTTCTCCAGGGTTGTTCTCCCTCGTTCCTCTTCCTCAGAACTAAGCCCCTTGCTGTCTCCTCTGGACCCTGCTGACTGCAGCCCACCAGATTCTCTGCAGGAGGTGCTCAACCAACTGCGCGGTCGGCACTATAGGGTCCCTGGGGGCTtctccctgctgcagcaggATCTGCTGGAACTGCTGACCATCCTTGAGACAGAGCCCCAGGGCCGGGGGCAGCACCACTGGGAAACATGCGTAGCACATCTCTCAGAGAACAAGCACCTGCTCCATGCTGAGGCGCGCAAGCTGATGTCCAACTGTCAGCGGGTTATCCGTGTGGGCCAGGGCCCCGAGGAGATGCTGCGGACCTTGAGCGAGAGCTTCCACACCCTGGTGCAGCTGGCCAGCATGTGTCTGTGCTTCTCCAGTTGCTGCCAGTGTGAGGGCAGCCTCGCTGAGGTTCTGGGAAGCCTAAGGGAGATAGCCAAAGCCTACAGGGAATTCTCTCAAGAGGCAGAGCTCGCCTGTGGAAGGAAGAGCTGCCAAGATGTCAGCATAAAAGTGCTGGCAAGACAATGTACTGCCATCACTGCCTCCGTCTTCTGCCTCACGCAGCTGTACTGCACCCTCGCTGCTCTCTGA
- the LOC125705325 gene encoding FERM and PDZ domain-containing protein 1-like isoform X2, producing MEEKERSRSPSRRASRVEQVVGRWLRRSRDSSSRERAAGEGKFGTPVGAVAPPVKLTVKLSRDPRLDSHGFEISDQCPLLVTEVTAGGPADGRLVQGDQVLTINNIVTDDLSAEQAAEIIRESWDCVTLTVLRHSAGPKSSFMTAEKRARLRSNPVKVHFAEEVVVNGHTQGNSLLFLPNVLKVYLENGQTKAFKFEAKTTVKEIVLTLKEKLSIHSIEHFGLVLEEQYSINKQLLLHQEEYIQQVVHKKEVHDYRCLFRVCFVPRDPLELLQEDPVAFEYLYLQSVNDVLQERFAVEMKCNTALHLAALHIHERLDSCGQTHRTSLKSITKEWGIENFISPTLLRNMSEKDLKKAIGYHLKKIRALLDPKQKVISATQARLSYLAQLGELQSYGGKCFTATILFQDRESMVNLLVGARYGISQVINQRLNIIVVLTEFTSVTRVDLLPESERVSLVKIYLQDVKQITLLMESGAAKDFSCLVTGYCKLYLDPALTVFSWSSPAKMYRIPTEAGYPQDGGDLDDFSIVDSSGNVLVDFHFSIDDTRVTPLREEEDGMKGNKSKEEEEAEANGNKVAKEAAGDRGDAVEEEPSHLCHSRSQSLENLDDDDLLTCSAGDPSSMDASHPYLLDTSILEMELDGDGFIHGLENTEQKNEAFRCFRDFSSMADSLPSPPEATDEEDERQRMNLGQFGEGGLTKGGDDVERPTSSALTLDVGDLPEHPEPAQARLQVMPQDLRPAPVLQPSPSFVDSSSEDEFFDANDKFVPSAAGQETSVMRKDRAGMTRTLNLHNLSCTEQEGEENERDQMSTPPASSSVGKKLRKRHFFAENYTSQVSFPVTERENQMVDEDQLGRSQETLNTLGSCTDKTTSERHMDESQVATEVTEVTEASTADVEEPSELTEEVIEMPTEELEDGPKLLKVVTENRSDTDTFCHRLCSNVERSESKMLQLCKHPDVGMCNIGSAILSREDESEDVGDHATEVLEEPKELYGDSKPCESKQPQPLPHPYTKGMVEFTHPPVLLVSRTPQEHCGCQSYSNCFSRQTGRRNLDEEGMLDEFSCQTQGIEGTCLTVPSTYPPSSIPPFSRVVLPRSSSSELSPLLSPLDPADCSPPDSLQEVLNQLRGRHYRVPGGFSLLQQDLLELLTILETEPQGRGQHHWETCVAHLSENKHLLHAEARKLMSNCQRVIRVGQGPEEMLRTLSESFHTLVQLASMCLCFSSCCQCEGSLAEVLGSLREIAKAYREFSQEAELACGRKSCQDVSIKVLARQCTAITASVFCLTQLYCTLAAL from the exons atggaggagaaggagaggagCCGCTCGCCCTCGCGGCGGGCCAGCCGCGTGGAGCAGGTGGTCGGCCGCTGGCTGCGACGTTCCCGCGACTCCAGCAGCAG AGAGAGGGCAGCTGGAGAGGGCAAATTTGGGACTCCAGTTGGTGCTGTGGCCCCCCCCGTCAAACTGACCGTGAAGCTTTCAAGGGACCCACGACTGGACTCCCATGGATTCGAGATCTCAGACCAGTGTCCCCTGCTGGTCACAGAGGTTACTGCAG GCGGCCCAGCGGATGGGAGGCTCGTCCAAGGAGACCAGGTGCTAACGATTAACAACATCGTGACGGACGACCTGTCCGCCGAGCAGGCTGCCGAAATCATCAG GGAATCATGGGATTGTGTGACGCTGACGGTCCTCCGACACTCAGCT GGGCCCAAGTCCTCCTTCATGACGGCGGAGAAGAGAGCACGCTTGAGGAGCAACCCTGTAAAGGTTCACTTTGCAGAGGAGGTGGTGGTCAACGGGCACACTCAG GGAAACTCGTTGCTGTTCCTTCCCAACGTCCTGAAGGTCTACCTGGAGAACGGCCAGACAAAGGCCTTCAAGTTCGAAGCCAAAACCACAGTGAAG GAAATTGTGCTGACTCTGAAGGAGAAGCTGTCCATACACTCGATTGAGCACTTTGGGCTGGTGTTGGAGGAACAGTACAGCATCAACAAGCAGCTGTTGTTACACCAAGAGGAGTACATCCAGCAG GTGGTGCACAAGAAAGAGGTCCATGACTACAGGTGTTTGTTCCGCGTCTGCTTCGTGCCCAGAGATCCCCTGGAATTGCTGCAGGAAGATCCTGTGGCCTTTGAGTACCTCTACCTGCAG AGTGTCAACGACGTGCTGCAGGAGCGCTTCGCCGTGGAGATGAAGTGTAACACGGCACTGCACCTCGCCGCACTGCACATCCACGAGCGCCTGGACAGCTGTGGCCAGACTCACCGCACCTCCCTGAAGAGCATCAC GAAGGAGTGGGGAATTGAGAACTTTATCTCACCAACCCTACTGAGGAACATGAGTGAGAAAGATCTGAAGAAAGCGATTGGCTACCACCTGAAGAAGATTCGGGCCCTGCTGGATCCCAAACAGAAG GTGATATCAGCAACCCAGGCTCGCCTGAGCTACCTGGCACAGCTGGGCGAGCTGCAGTCATACGGAGGAAAGTGCTTCACCGCCACCATACTG TTCCAGGACAGAGAGTCCATGGTTAACCTCCTGGTGGGAGCCAGATACGGCATCAGCCAGGTGATCAACCAAAGGCTTAACATCATCGTCGTTCTGACCGAATTCACCAGCGTCACTCGCGTAGACCTCCTCCCCGAGTCTGAGAGGGTTAGCCTAGTCAAGATTTACCTGCAGGACGTCAAG CAAATAACCCTCTTGATGGAGTCCGGTGCTGCCAAGGACTTCTCCTGCCTAGTAACTGGCTATTGCAAGTTGTATCTGGACCCAGCCCTGACCGTTTTCTCCTGGAGCAGCCCTGCCAAGATGTATCGGATCCCAACCGAGGCAG GCTACCCCCAAGATGGCGGTGACCTAGATGACTTCTCCATAGTGGACAGCTCGGGCAATGTGCTGGTGGACTTTCACTTCTCCATTGATGACACGAGGGTGACGCCAttgagggaggaggaggatggaATGAAGGGTAACAAAAGCAAAGAGGAGGAAGAAGCGGAAGCAAATGGGAACAAGGTGGCAAAGGAAGCAGCAGGTGACCGGGGAGACGCGGTAGAGGAAGAGCCCTCACACTTGTGCCATAGCAGGAGCCAGTCTTTGGAAAACCTGGATGACGATGACCTTCTCACCTGCTCTGCCGGTGATCCTTCAAGCATGGATGCCAGTCATCCCTATCTTCTGGACACATCTATATTGGAGATGGAACTCGATGGAGATGGCTTCATCCATGGTCTTGAGAATACAGAACAGAAAAATGAGGCCTTCCGGTGTTTCAGGGACTTCTCCAGCATGGCGGACTCTCTCCCCAGCCCCCCAGAGGCCACTGATGAAGAGGACGAGCGCCAGCGCATGAATTTAGGCCAATTCGGTGAAGGTGGACTTACCAAGGGGGGTGATGATGTAGAGCGGCCCACCTCTTCTGCTCTCACTTTGGATGTAGGTGATCTCCCTGAACATCCTGAGCCAGCCCAGGCTAGGCTGCAGGTCATGCCCCAAGACCTTCGGCCAGCTCCTGTTCTCCAGCCTTCGCCCAGTTTTGTAGACAGCAGCTCAGAGGACGAGTTCTTTGATGCCAATGATAAATTCGTACCTTCAGCAGCTGGTCAGGAGACCTCAG TGATGCGCAAGGACAGAGCAGGCATGACCCGCACACTGAACCTGCATAACCTCAGCTGCACAGAGCAGGAGggggaggagaatgagagggaccAAATGTCCACACCACCAGCATCCTCAAGTGTTGGGAAAAAGTTGCGCAAACGTCACTTCTTCGCAGAGAACTACACATCCCAAGTGTCCTTCCCTGTGACAGAAAGAGAGAATCAGATGGTGGATGAGGACCAGTTGGGCAG GTCCCAGGAAACTCTCAACACTTTGGGCAGCTGCACTGACAAAACCACTTCAGAAAGACACATGGATGAAAGCCAGGTTGCTactgaggtcactgaggtgacCGAAGCATCTACTGCAGACGTGGAAGAGCCCAGCGAACTGACAGAGGAAGTCATAGAGATGCCCACCGAAGAATTGGAAGATGGCCCAAAGCTACTGAAGGTGGTCACGGAGAACAGGTCTGACACTGACACATTCTGTCATCGCTTATGTTCCAATGTTGAAAGATCAGAATCTAAAATGCTACAACTCTGTAAGCACCCAGATGTGGGCATGTGCAACATTGGTTCTGCTATTCTGTCAAGAGAGGACGAGTCAGAGGATGTGGGGGATCACGCGACTGAGGTGCTTGAAGAACCCAAGGAACTATATGGAGATTCAAAACCATGTGAGTCCAAGCAGCCTCAGCCCCTGCCCCATCCTTACACGAAGGGGATGGTTGAATTTACGCATCCCCCTGTTCTGCTGGTGTCCCGAACTCCCCAGGAGCACTGCGGGTGCCAAAGTTATTCTAATTGCttcagcaggcagacaggcagaagaAATTTAGACGAGGAAGGGATGCTGGATGAGTTTTCCTGTCAGACACAAGGAATAGAGGGCACGTGCCTAACAGTACCCTCCACGTATCCTCCTTCCTCCATCCCCCCGTTCTCCAGGGTTGTTCTCCCTCGTTCCTCTTCCTCAGAACTAAGCCCCTTGCTGTCTCCTCTGGACCCTGCTGACTGCAGCCCACCAGATTCTCTGCAGGAGGTGCTCAACCAACTGCGCGGTCGGCACTATAGGGTCCCTGGGGGCTtctccctgctgcagcaggATCTGCTGGAACTGCTGACCATCCTTGAGACAGAGCCCCAGGGCCGGGGGCAGCACCACTGGGAAACATGCGTAGCACATCTCTCAGAGAACAAGCACCTGCTCCATGCTGAGGCGCGCAAGCTGATGTCCAACTGTCAGCGGGTTATCCGTGTGGGCCAGGGCCCCGAGGAGATGCTGCGGACCTTGAGCGAGAGCTTCCACACCCTGGTGCAGCTGGCCAGCATGTGTCTGTGCTTCTCCAGTTGCTGCCAGTGTGAGGGCAGCCTCGCTGAGGTTCTGGGAAGCCTAAGGGAGATAGCCAAAGCCTACAGGGAATTCTCTCAAGAGGCAGAGCTCGCCTGTGGAAGGAAGAGCTGCCAAGATGTCAGCATAAAAGTGCTGGCAAGACAATGTACTGCCATCACTGCCTCCGTCTTCTGCCTCACGCAGCTGTACTGCACCCTCGCTGCTCTCTGA